CACGCCGTGACCCTGGCCTGGGGCCTGATGGGCAGCACGCCGCACTTCGGCTTTGCGCCGGCGCTGTCCATGACGGCCTGGCTGGTGCTGACCATCTACGCCGTCGAGCACCAACTGTTTCCGCAGATGCGCGCGCGTGCCGCGCTGGGCGGCCTGGGCGCTGCCGCCGTGCTGCTGGCGGCGCTGTTTCCGGGCCGGGCGCTGCCGGTCTCGGCCTCGCCCTGGCTGGCGCTGCACCTGACGCTGGGCGTGGCCTGCTATGGACTGTTTGCCGCCGCCGTGATCCACGCCTGGCTGATGGGGCGCGCCGAGCGCCAGATCCGCCAGGCCGTCACCTCGTCCACGGCGCTGCCGCTGCTGACGCTGGAGCGCCTCACCTTGCGCTTCGTCGCCGCCGGCTTCCTGCTGCTGTCGGCCACGCTGGTGGCGGGCTGGCTGTTTGGCGAGGCGCTCTATGGCCAGGCCTGGCGCTGGGATCACAAGGCGGTGTTCTCGCTGCTGGCCTGGCTGACTTTTGCCGTGCTGCTGCTGGGCCGGGCGCGCTTTGGCTGGCGCGGCGCCCGGGCGGCGCGCGTGCTGTATGCCGGCGCGGCGCTGCTGCTGCTGGCCTACGCCGGCTCGCGTTTCGTCATGGAAGTGCTGCTGGGGCGCGCCGGATGATGAAGTACCTGCTGCTGGCGGCGGTGATCGCCGTGGTCTATGCCCTGTGGCGCAATGGGCAGCGCCGGATGCCGCGCCCCCCGGCTGGCCCGCGCGGCGCGCCCCAGGCCAGCCTGCCCGAGCCGATGGTGCGCTGCGCCCGCTGCGGCGTCCACCTGCCCCAGTCGCAGGCGCTGAGCCACGACGGGCACAGCTACTGCTGCGAGGCGCACCGGCGCCAGGGGCGCGACGCATGAGCGCTGGCGCAGCCGCAAGGGCCTAGGCCGATGCCGACTGTCAAGGCCGCGCTGCTGGCGTCCCCGCGTGCGCCCGACGACCTGTCCTTCCTGCGCCTGTGGCACGGCTTCCTGACCGGGCGCATCATGGTGGCGCTGGCCCTGCTGGTGCTGCTGATGCTGGGCGCTGCTGTCGGCCAGGCCTCCTCGCCCTGGCTGCTGGCGGCCAGCGTGAGCTATTTCGCTGCCACGGTGCTGCTGCGCGCGCTGGGCGCGCGCAAGCCGCCGGCACCGCAGCCAGGCCTGCACTGGCTGCCCTCGGTCGGCGTGGACATGCTGCTCATCGGCCTGCTGCAGACACTGCAGCCGGCGGGCAACATGAACTTCACGCCCCTGTTCGGCCTGCCGCTGCTGCTGGCCTCGGTGCTGGGCACGCTGACCCTGGCGCTGGGCACGGCTGCCGGGGCGACGCTGCTGCTGCTGGCCTGGGCCGTGCGGCAAGGCGGCGGCGACAGCGCTGCCCAGACCCTGCAGGCGGCCCTCACCGGCACCGGCTACTTCATCGTTGCCTACCTCACGCACCAGCTGGCGGCGCGCCTGATCAGCGAGCAAAAGGCCGCCCGCCTGAGCCAGATCGATGCGCGCACCCAGCGCGCCGTGAGCGCCCTGGTCATGCAGCACGTGGGCGATGGCGTGCTGGTGCTGGACGCCGGCGGCCTGGTGCGCCTGGCCAATCCGGCGGCCCTGCTGCTGCTGCAGATGCAAGCCGGCGCCGTGCCCTTTGCCCTGGCGGCGGACGGCCCGTGGCAGCCGCTGCTGCGCCTGGCGCGCGAAACCCTGGCCCTGCAGCAGCCGCAGACGCTGGACGTGAACGTCGCCCAGGAGGGCCAGCCGCCCATTGCCCTGCGCGTGCGCTGCTGGCCCACGCACACGCGCGCGGCCAGCGCTTTTGCCGACGGCGAGCCGCTGTGCGTGCTGTTCCTGCACGACCTGCGCGAGATGGAAGCGCGCCTGCGCACGGAAAAACTCGCCGCCATGGGCCGCATGTCGGCTGCCGTGGCGCACGAGATCCGCAACCCGCTGGCGGCCATCTCGCAGGCCAACCAACTGCTCGACGAGGAGTTGCAAGAGCCGGGGCAAAGACGCCTGAGCGCCATCGTGCGCCAGAACGCCCAGCGCCTGGCGCGCATCACCGAGGACGTGCTGGACATCGCCCGCGTGCAGCACAGTGGCCACCCGGCGCCGGCAGAGCCGGTGCCGCTGGACGCCAGCGTGCAGCAGATCTGCCGCGACTGGCAGGCGCAGGAGCCGGCCCGGCGCCAGGTGCTGCTCGCCCTGCAGGCGCCCCAGGCGCAGGTCGCCTTCGACCCCGAGCATCTGCGCCGGGTGCTGACCAACTTGCTCGACAACGCCCTGCGCTACTGCGGCGCGCATCCCGACTCGCTGTGCCTGGCCACGCGCGTGTCGCCCAGCGGGCGGCCCGGCCTGCAGGTCTGGAGCGACGGCGCGCCTCTGGAGCCCAGCGTCGAGCGCCACCTGTTCGAGCCGTTTTTTTCGTCGGAGAGCCGCTCCAGCGGCCTGGGCCTGTACATCTGCCGCGAGCTGTGCCAGCGCCACGGCGCCAGCATCGGCTACCAGCGCAGCAGCCGCCAGCTGGCGCGCGGCGAAGTCGCCGGCAACGCCTTCACCGTGCTGTTTCGGGCCGACATCGCAACGACCGACAATCCAGCCGCATGACAGACCCAGCCGCTTCCATCCTCGTGGTCGATGACGAGCCCGACCTGCGCACGCTGTACGAACTAACGCTGCTGCGCGAGGGCTACCGCGTGGAGACTGCCGCCACCGTAGCCGAGGCGCG
This portion of the Melaminivora jejuensis genome encodes:
- a CDS encoding PP0621 family protein — encoded protein: MMKYLLLAAVIAVVYALWRNGQRRMPRPPAGPRGAPQASLPEPMVRCARCGVHLPQSQALSHDGHSYCCEAHRRQGRDA
- a CDS encoding sensor histidine kinase, yielding MPTVKAALLASPRAPDDLSFLRLWHGFLTGRIMVALALLVLLMLGAAVGQASSPWLLAASVSYFAATVLLRALGARKPPAPQPGLHWLPSVGVDMLLIGLLQTLQPAGNMNFTPLFGLPLLLASVLGTLTLALGTAAGATLLLLAWAVRQGGGDSAAQTLQAALTGTGYFIVAYLTHQLAARLISEQKAARLSQIDARTQRAVSALVMQHVGDGVLVLDAGGLVRLANPAALLLLQMQAGAVPFALAADGPWQPLLRLARETLALQQPQTLDVNVAQEGQPPIALRVRCWPTHTRAASAFADGEPLCVLFLHDLREMEARLRTEKLAAMGRMSAAVAHEIRNPLAAISQANQLLDEELQEPGQRRLSAIVRQNAQRLARITEDVLDIARVQHSGHPAPAEPVPLDASVQQICRDWQAQEPARRQVLLALQAPQAQVAFDPEHLRRVLTNLLDNALRYCGAHPDSLCLATRVSPSGRPGLQVWSDGAPLEPSVERHLFEPFFSSESRSSGLGLYICRELCQRHGASIGYQRSSRQLARGEVAGNAFTVLFRADIATTDNPAA